In one Dreissena polymorpha isolate Duluth1 chromosome 7, UMN_Dpol_1.0, whole genome shotgun sequence genomic region, the following are encoded:
- the LOC127837747 gene encoding uncharacterized protein LOC127837747 isoform X1 produces the protein MFRLIRDDTLHTCIKPPCHRLIRDDTLHTCIKPPCHRLIRDDTLHTCIKPPCHRLIRDDTLHTCIKPPCHRLIRDDTLHTCIKPPCHRLIRDDTLHTCIKPPCHRLIWDDTLHTCIKPPCHRLIRDDTLHTCIKPPCHRLIRDDTLHTCIKPPCHRLIWDDTLHTCIKPPCHRLIRDDTLHTCIKPPCHRLIWDDTLHTCIKPPCHRLIRDYTLHTCIKPPCHRLIRDDTLHTCIKPPCHRLIWDDTLHTCIKPPCHRLIRDYTLHTCIKSPCHRLIRDDTLHTCIKPPCHRLIRDDTLHTCIKPPCHRLIRDDTLRTCIKPPCHRLIWDDTLHTCIKPPCHRAWSMFFSHIIRGPRFVIL, from the exons atgttcaggctaatcagggacgacactttacacacatgcattaaacccccttgtcacaggctaatcagggacgacactttacacacatgcattaaacccccttgtcacaggctaatcagggacgacaccttacacacatgcattaaacccccttgtcacaggctaatcagggacgacactttacacacatgcattaaacccccttgtcacaggctaatcagggacgacaccttacacacatgcattaaacccccttgtcacaggctaatcagggacgacactttacacacatgcattaaacccccttgtcacaggctaatctgggacgaca ctttacacacatgcattaaacccccttgtcacaggctaatcagggacgacactttacacacatgcattaaacccccttgtcacaggctaatcagggacgacaccttacacacatgcattaaacccccttgtcacaggctaatctgggacgacactttacacacatgcattaaacccccttgtcacaggctaatcagggacgacaccttacacacatgcattaaacccccttgtcacaggctaatctgggacgacaccttacacacatgcattaaacccccttgtcacaggctaatcagggactacaccttacacacatgcattaaacccccttgtcacaggctaatcagggacgacactttacacacatgcattaaacccccttgtcacaggctaatctgggacgacaccttacacacatgcattaaacccccttgtcacaggctaatcagggactacaccttacacacatgcattaaatccccttgtcacaggctaatcagggacgacaccttacacacatgcattaaacccccttgtcacaggctaatcagggacgacaccttacacacatgcattaaacccccttgtcacaggctaatcagggacgacactttacgcacatgcattaaacccccttgtcacaggctaatctgggacgacaccttacacacatgcattaaacccccttgtcacagagcatggtccatgTTTTTTTCCCACATAATAAGAGGTCCGCGCTTTGTCATTTTGTGA
- the LOC127837747 gene encoding uncharacterized protein LOC127837747 isoform X23, whose protein sequence is MFRLIRDDTLHTCIKPPCHRLIRDDTLHTCIKPPCHRLIRDDTLHTCIKPPCHRLIRDDTLHTCIKPPCHRLIRDDTLHTCIKPPCHRLIRDDTLHTCIKPPCHRLIWDDTLHTCIKPPCHRLIRDDTLHTCIKPPCHRLIWDDTLHTCIKPPCHRLIRDYTLHTCIKPPCHRLIRDDTLHTCIKPPCHRLIWDDTLHTCIKPPCHRLIRDYTLHTCIKSPCHRLIRDDTLHTCIKPPCHRLIRDDTLHTCIKPPCHRLIRDDTLRTCIKPPCHRLIWDDTLHTCIKPPCHRAWSMFFSHIIRGPRFVIL, encoded by the exons atgttcaggctaatcagggacgacactttacacacatgcattaaacccccttgtcacaggctaatcagggacgacactttacacacatgcattaaacccccttgtcacaggctaatcagggacgacaccttacacacatgcattaaacccccttgtcacaggctaatcagggacgaca ctttacacacatgcattaaacccccttgtcacaggctaatcagggacgacactttacacacatgcattaaacccccttgtcacaggctaatcagggacgacaccttacacacatgcattaaacccccttgtcacaggctaatctgggacgacactttacacacatgcattaaacccccttgtcacaggctaatcagggacgacaccttacacacatgcattaaacccccttgtcacaggctaatctgggacgacaccttacacacatgcattaaacccccttgtcacaggctaatcagggactacaccttacacacatgcattaaacccccttgtcacaggctaatcagggacgacactttacacacatgcattaaacccccttgtcacaggctaatctgggacgacaccttacacacatgcattaaacccccttgtcacaggctaatcagggactacaccttacacacatgcattaaatccccttgtcacaggctaatcagggacgacaccttacacacatgcattaaacccccttgtcacaggctaatcagggacgacaccttacacacatgcattaaacccccttgtcacaggctaatcagggacgacactttacgcacatgcattaaacccccttgtcacaggctaatctgggacgacaccttacacacatgcattaaacccccttgtcacagagcatggtccatgTTTTTTTCCCACATAATAAGAGGTCCGCGCTTTGTCATTTTGTGA